A window from Manis javanica isolate MJ-LG chromosome 10, MJ_LKY, whole genome shotgun sequence encodes these proteins:
- the PPP1R1A gene encoding protein phosphatase 1 regulatory subunit 1A isoform X1 — MEQDNSPRKIQFTVPLLEPHLDPEAAEQIRRRRPTPATLVLTSDQSSPEIDEDRIPNPLLKSTLAMSPRQRKKVTRTTPTMKELQMMVEHHLGQQQQGEEPEGAAESTGTQETCPPGITDTEAESRMGTSGKAQKPAESIPKIQEGGREKPSTEEAPAYILPLDSQGANSQV; from the exons ATGGAGCAGGACAACAGCCCACGGAAGATCCAGTTCACGGTCCCGCTGCTGGAGCCGCACCTTGACCCCGAGGCGGCGGAGCAG ATTCGGAGGCGCCGCCCCACTCCTGCCACCCTCGTGCTGACCAGTGACCAGTCATCCCCAG AGATAGATGAAGACCGGATCCCCAACCCACTTCTCAAG TCCACCTTGGCCATGTCTCCACGGCAACGGAAGAAGGTGACAAGGACCACACCCACAATGAAAG AGCTCCAGATGATGGTTGAACATCACCTAGGGCAACAGCAGCAGGGAGAGGAGCCTGAGGGAGCTGCTGAGAGCACAGGGACCCAGGAGACCTGCCCACCTGGGATCACAGACACAGAAGCAGAGTCAAGGATGGGCACCTCTGGGAAAGCACAAA AGCCTGCAGAATCCATCCCTAAAATTCaggaggggggcagggagaaacCCAGCACAGAGGAAGCCCCAGCATATATACTACCATTGGATTCCCAGGGAGCCAACTCG CAGGTCTGA
- the PPP1R1A gene encoding protein phosphatase 1 regulatory subunit 1A isoform X2, which produces MEQDNSPRKIQFTVPLLEPHLDPEAAEQIRRRRPTPATLVLTSDQSSPEIDEDRIPNPLLKSTLAMSPRQRKKVTRTTPTMKELQMMVEHHLGQQQQGEEPEGAAESTGTQETCPPGITDTEAESRMGTSGKAQKPAESIPKIQEGGREKPSTEEAPAYILPLDSQGANSV; this is translated from the exons ATGGAGCAGGACAACAGCCCACGGAAGATCCAGTTCACGGTCCCGCTGCTGGAGCCGCACCTTGACCCCGAGGCGGCGGAGCAG ATTCGGAGGCGCCGCCCCACTCCTGCCACCCTCGTGCTGACCAGTGACCAGTCATCCCCAG AGATAGATGAAGACCGGATCCCCAACCCACTTCTCAAG TCCACCTTGGCCATGTCTCCACGGCAACGGAAGAAGGTGACAAGGACCACACCCACAATGAAAG AGCTCCAGATGATGGTTGAACATCACCTAGGGCAACAGCAGCAGGGAGAGGAGCCTGAGGGAGCTGCTGAGAGCACAGGGACCCAGGAGACCTGCCCACCTGGGATCACAGACACAGAAGCAGAGTCAAGGATGGGCACCTCTGGGAAAGCACAAA AGCCTGCAGAATCCATCCCTAAAATTCaggaggggggcagggagaaacCCAGCACAGAGGAAGCCCCAGCATATATACTACCATTGGATTCCCAGGGAGCCAACTCG GTCTGA